One Cryptomeria japonica chromosome 9, Sugi_1.0, whole genome shotgun sequence genomic window carries:
- the LOC131077183 gene encoding protein DMP3-like: protein MKQSGRNVKSDEESLLPISSKKTTTTTSSVVNSTLSSASNIAKILPTGILFVFQALSNLLSNSQECQTSDKYLVGVIVGILAIACFFFSLVDTFTDASTGKVYYGIATVKGLATGNEIKPSIESHYKIKSKDLVNAAMAVLVFCVITLTEQNVVHCLYPSEEANIQKIYQALLVALGALSGVIVVNLPSKRKGITSPVTKT, encoded by the coding sequence ATGAAGCAGTCAGGCCGCAATGTCAAGTCTGATGAAGAAAGCTTACTTCCCATTTCTTCCAAAAAGACAACGACGACCACTTCAAGTGTGGTCAATAGCACATTATCTTCGGCatcaaatattgcaaaaatattgccCACTGGAATTTTGTTTGTGTTTCAGGCTCTTTCTAATCTTCTCTCCAACAGTCAAGAATGCCAAACATCAGATAAGTATTTAGTAGGGGTGATTGTGGGTATTCTTGCAATAGCATGCTTCTTCTTTTCACTGGTAGACACCTTCACAGATGCCTCTACAGGCAAGGTTTATTATGGAATTGCCACCGTCAAAGGGCTAGCCACTGGTAATGAAATCAAGCCTTCGATTGAGTCTCATTATAAGATTAAATCTAAGGATTTGGTTAATGCAGCTATGGCAGTTTTGGTATTTTGTGTGATAACCCTCACTGAACAAAATGTGGTGCATTGTTTATATCCATCTGAAGAAGCCAATATACAGAAGATATACCAGGCACTTCTTGTTGCGCTGGGTGCACTTAGTGGTGTCATAGTTGTTAATCTTCCCTCCAAAAGGAAAGGAATCACTAGTCCGGTTACCAAAACATGA
- the LOC131077182 gene encoding protein DMP6-like, whose translation MKQSGANVKSNEESVIPISVNSTLSLASKIAKILPTGILFVFQALSNLLSNSQGCQTSDKYLVGVVVGILAIACFFFSLVDTFTDASTAIAVLVFCVKALTDQNVVHCLYPSEEANIQKIYQALLVALGALSGVIVVKIPSKRQGITSPVTTT comes from the exons ATGAAACAGTCAGGCGCCAATGTCAAGTCTAATGAAGAAAGCGTAATTCCCATTTCTGTCAATAGCACATTATCTTTGGCATCAAAAATTGCAAAAATATTGCCCACTGGAATCCTGTTTGTGTTTCAGGCTCTTTCTAATCTTCTCTCCAATAGTCAAGGATGCCAAACATCAGATAAGTATTTAGTAGGAGTGGTTGTGGGTATTCTTGCAATAGCATGCTTCTTCTTTTCACTGGTAGACACCTTCACAGATGCCTCCACAG CTATAGCAGTTTTGGTATTTTGTGTGAAAGCCCTCACAGACCAAAATGTGGTGCATTGTTTATATCCATCTGAAGAAGCCAATATACAGAAGATATACCAGGCACTTCTTGTTGCGCTGGGTGCACTTAGTGGTGTCATAGTTGTTAAGATTCCATCCAAAAGGCAAGGAATTACTAGTCCGGTGACCACAACATGA